From Planococcus halocryophilus, the proteins below share one genomic window:
- a CDS encoding NUDIX domain-containing protein gives MKKFEEKTIHSNRLYEGKVINLKVDDVSLPNGHTSKRELVEHPGAVAIIAITPDNKIILVEQYRKALERSLVEIPAGKLEPGEAPETTAMRELEEETGYTAEKLIKLQTFATSPGFADEVVHLFVAEGLSKATNGAVLDDDEFVELMEVTLEEAERMVVEERIYDAKTAFAVLWAKHRLSIEN, from the coding sequence ATGAAAAAGTTTGAAGAAAAAACAATCCATTCCAATCGGTTATACGAAGGTAAGGTCATCAATCTTAAGGTTGATGATGTTTCGTTACCGAATGGTCATACGTCAAAACGTGAATTGGTTGAGCACCCAGGGGCAGTTGCGATTATTGCGATTACACCTGACAATAAAATAATTCTTGTAGAGCAGTACCGTAAAGCGCTAGAGCGATCTCTAGTAGAAATTCCAGCTGGTAAGCTTGAACCAGGAGAAGCTCCTGAAACGACTGCTATGCGTGAATTAGAAGAAGAAACAGGGTATACAGCAGAAAAATTAATAAAACTTCAAACTTTTGCGACTTCACCTGGATTTGCGGATGAAGTGGTTCATTTATTCGTAGCAGAAGGTTTGAGCAAAGCGACAAATGGAGCAGTACTGGATGATGATGAGTTTGTTGAGCTAATGGAAGTCACGTTAGAAGAAGCAGAGCGAATGGTAGTAGAAGAACGAATTTATGATGCCAAAACAGCGTTCGCTGTATTGTGGGCAAAGCACCGGTTATCAATTGAGAATTGA
- a CDS encoding GNAT family N-acetyltransferase gives MLFRYKKSFEKIAMGLMSFMPKERELKKLQQTMHIYEENPDWQLFLWKKEDDFVGLLGLQVEEESYTIHHISVNPSHRGEGIGHEMIGKIQNMMQEREMRATEETDAFLKKCPVKKGDL, from the coding sequence ATGTTATTCAGATATAAGAAATCATTCGAAAAGATTGCGATGGGGCTAATGTCGTTCATGCCAAAAGAACGAGAACTGAAAAAACTTCAGCAAACCATGCATATTTATGAAGAAAATCCGGATTGGCAATTGTTCCTTTGGAAAAAAGAAGATGATTTTGTTGGGTTATTAGGACTGCAAGTAGAAGAAGAGTCTTATACTATCCACCACATATCAGTAAACCCTTCACATCGTGGAGAAGGAATCGGTCATGAGATGATCGGTAAAATCCAAAATATGATGCAAGAACGAGAAATGCGTGCAACGGAAGAAACCGATGCCTTTCTAAAAAAATGCCCAGTAAAAAAAGGCGACCTTTAA
- a CDS encoding Fur family transcriptional regulator, whose protein sequence is METRIDRIKKQLHAASYKLTPQREATVRVLLDHEEDHLSAEDVYLLVKDIAPEIGLATVYRTLELLTELKIVDKINFGDGVSRYDLRQEGAAHFHHHLVCLECGAVDEIQEDLLEDVENIVEKRWNFQIKDHRLTFHGICWRCNDSNSQNPSE, encoded by the coding sequence ATGGAAACTAGAATCGACCGCATAAAAAAACAATTACACGCTGCGAGTTACAAATTGACGCCACAGCGTGAAGCAACAGTTCGAGTTTTGTTGGACCATGAAGAAGACCATTTGAGTGCTGAAGACGTCTATCTTTTAGTGAAAGACATTGCACCAGAAATCGGATTGGCAACAGTATACCGGACATTAGAACTTTTAACGGAATTGAAAATTGTCGACAAAATAAATTTCGGTGATGGTGTGTCACGTTATGATCTGCGTCAAGAAGGTGCGGCACATTTCCATCATCATCTTGTTTGTTTGGAATGTGGAGCAGTAGATGAAATACAAGAAGACCTTTTAGAAGATGTGGAGAACATAGTAGAGAAACGCTGGAATTTCCAAATTAAAGACCACCGTCTTACTTTCCATGGCATCTGCTGGCGCTGCAACGACAGCAATTCTCAAAATCCATCAGAATAA
- a CDS encoding pyrimidine-nucleoside phosphorylase, with amino-acid sequence MRMVDVIEKKRDGNELSTEEIKFVITGYTNGDISDYQMSAFLMAVYFQNMTERERADLTMAMAESGDQIDLSAIEGIKVDKHSTGGVGDTTTLVLGPLVAACGVPVAKMSGRGLGHTGGTIDKLEAIDGFHVELSTEDFIKQVNDHKLAVIGQSGNLTPADKKMYALRDVTGTVNSIPLIASSIMSKKIAAGADAIVLDVKTGEGAFMKTPEDAKELAHAMVGIGNATGRKTMAIISDMSQPLGFAIGNALEVKEAIETLQGNGPEDLTELCMVLGSQMVVVGGKAETLEEARTMLEEVIRNGQALEMFKQFIADQGGNPAVVDDVTLLPQAKFVTEVPSKEDGYISFMEADEIGTAAMVLGAGRATKESEIDLAVGIVLRKKVGDFVKAGESIATIYSNTEELAECSKMIYNSIEYTSEPVEKIKLISALITD; translated from the coding sequence ATGAGAATGGTAGATGTAATCGAGAAGAAAAGAGATGGCAATGAGTTATCGACAGAAGAAATTAAATTTGTTATTACAGGATATACAAATGGTGATATTTCTGATTATCAAATGAGTGCTTTTCTAATGGCAGTTTATTTTCAAAATATGACAGAGCGTGAACGCGCGGATTTAACAATGGCGATGGCAGAATCGGGCGACCAAATTGACTTGTCAGCAATTGAAGGCATTAAAGTCGACAAACATTCTACAGGTGGCGTAGGCGATACAACGACTTTGGTTTTAGGACCGTTAGTCGCTGCATGTGGCGTTCCAGTTGCGAAAATGAGTGGACGTGGACTTGGTCATACTGGTGGAACGATTGATAAGTTAGAAGCAATCGATGGCTTCCACGTTGAACTTTCAACGGAAGATTTTATCAAACAAGTAAATGATCATAAATTAGCGGTAATCGGACAAAGTGGCAACTTGACGCCTGCAGATAAAAAAATGTATGCACTTCGTGATGTCACGGGTACTGTAAACAGCATTCCGTTAATTGCAAGCTCGATTATGAGCAAAAAAATTGCAGCTGGAGCAGATGCAATCGTTTTAGACGTGAAAACTGGCGAAGGGGCATTCATGAAAACACCGGAAGACGCTAAAGAATTAGCGCATGCAATGGTTGGAATTGGCAATGCAACTGGTAGAAAAACTATGGCGATTATTTCTGATATGAGCCAGCCCCTTGGATTTGCTATTGGTAATGCATTAGAAGTTAAAGAAGCCATTGAAACTTTACAAGGTAATGGTCCAGAAGATTTGACTGAATTGTGCATGGTTCTTGGTAGTCAAATGGTTGTAGTTGGTGGAAAAGCAGAAACGCTTGAAGAAGCGCGAACAATGTTAGAAGAAGTAATCCGAAATGGACAGGCTTTAGAAATGTTCAAGCAATTTATCGCAGATCAAGGTGGCAATCCAGCTGTTGTGGATGATGTCACATTATTGCCACAAGCTAAATTCGTAACTGAAGTTCCTTCAAAAGAAGACGGTTATATTTCATTTATGGAAGCGGATGAAATTGGTACTGCTGCAATGGTGCTAGGTGCAGGACGGGCAACAAAAGAATCAGAAATTGATTTAGCTGTTGGAATTGTTCTCCGCAAAAAAGTGGGAGACTTCGTTAAAGCGGGAGAGTCGATTGCTACGATTTATTCGAATACAGAAGAGCTCGCAGAATGTTCTAAAATGATATATAATAGTATCGAATATACAAGTGAACCGGTTGAAAAAATCAAACTGATTTCAGCTTTGATAACCGATTGA
- the xerD gene encoding site-specific tyrosine recombinase XerD: MNFGKDALDDYIHFLRVERQLADNTLSSYERDLKVYLQYLKEVEQLESLKKVERVHILNHLRHLKETTKTPRTVARHISSIRSFHQFMIRERIVETDPTVHLEMPQMDKKLPNILSIEEVDALIQAPATNKANGLRDQAMLELLYASGMRVSECINLDIEDVHLTMGFVRCTGKGGKERIIPLGKSALKSCQTYLEQGRIDLVKSGEKTDALFINQRGKRLTRQGFWKLLKQHAQKAGIQKELTPHTLRHSFATHLLENGADIRAVQEMLGHADISTTQIYTHVSKTRLKDVYSQFHPRA; the protein is encoded by the coding sequence ATGAATTTTGGCAAAGATGCACTCGATGATTATATACATTTTCTGCGTGTTGAAAGACAGCTTGCGGACAATACTTTATCGTCTTATGAACGCGACTTAAAAGTCTATTTACAGTATTTAAAAGAAGTAGAGCAGCTAGAATCTTTAAAAAAAGTTGAACGTGTGCATATATTAAATCATTTACGTCACTTGAAAGAAACGACAAAAACGCCACGAACAGTAGCTCGTCATATATCCTCCATTCGTTCTTTTCATCAATTTATGATTCGTGAACGTATTGTCGAAACAGATCCAACCGTTCACTTGGAAATGCCTCAAATGGACAAGAAATTACCGAACATTTTATCTATTGAAGAGGTTGATGCCTTAATACAAGCGCCTGCTACCAACAAAGCAAACGGATTGCGTGATCAAGCAATGTTGGAATTATTGTATGCTAGTGGTATGCGTGTTAGTGAATGTATTAATCTTGATATAGAAGATGTACATTTAACGATGGGATTTGTTCGCTGTACAGGAAAAGGCGGCAAAGAACGAATTATTCCTTTAGGGAAATCTGCTTTAAAGTCTTGTCAAACCTACCTTGAGCAAGGACGGATTGATTTAGTGAAGAGTGGAGAAAAGACGGATGCCTTGTTCATTAATCAACGGGGAAAACGGTTAACTCGTCAAGGGTTTTGGAAACTTCTAAAACAACACGCCCAAAAAGCGGGTATTCAAAAAGAGTTAACACCGCATACACTGCGCCATTCTTTTGCTACACACCTACTAGAAAATGGAGCAGATATTCGCGCGGTTCAAGAAATGTTGGGCCATGCAGATATTTCTACAACTCAAATTTATACGCACGTGAGTAAAACACGATTAAAAGACGTTTATTCTCAATTCCATCCACGTGCATAA
- the deoB gene encoding phosphopentomutase, which translates to MTTKPFKRVHLVVLDSVGIGEAPDAEAYGDIGSDTLGHIAESVGGLTMPNMENLGLGNIVPVKGLANVDSPSAYYGKLQEASVGKDTMTGHWEIMGLNIDTPFKVYPDGFPKELIEQLEEKTGRKVIGNKPASGTEILDELGQQHMETGAIIVYTSADPVLQIAAHEEIIPLEELYRICEIARELTLAPEYLVGRIIARPFLGEPGAFKRTSNRHDYALAPFDRTVMNELKDGGKDVIAIGKIDDIYNGAGVTKAIRTKDNMDGMDKLVQVIKEDFNGLSFLNLVDFDALYGHRRNPQGYGDALEAFDARLPEVLEKMQQDDLLIITADHGNDPTFPGTDHTREYVPLLTYSPRFTGGHELETGKTFADIGATIAENFSVEMPKFGKSFLSHINQ; encoded by the coding sequence ATGACGACAAAACCATTTAAACGCGTTCATTTAGTAGTATTAGATTCAGTAGGCATTGGAGAAGCGCCAGATGCTGAAGCTTACGGGGACATAGGATCAGATACTCTCGGACATATCGCTGAATCAGTAGGCGGTTTAACAATGCCAAATATGGAGAATTTAGGACTTGGCAATATCGTCCCTGTGAAAGGGCTTGCAAATGTAGATTCACCATCCGCTTATTACGGGAAATTACAAGAAGCTTCAGTTGGAAAAGATACAATGACTGGGCATTGGGAGATTATGGGCCTGAATATTGATACTCCTTTCAAAGTGTATCCAGATGGCTTCCCAAAAGAATTAATCGAACAACTTGAAGAAAAAACGGGTCGTAAAGTGATTGGTAACAAACCAGCAAGTGGTACTGAAATTTTAGATGAGCTTGGCCAACAGCATATGGAAACAGGCGCAATTATCGTCTATACTTCTGCTGATCCTGTATTGCAAATTGCGGCTCACGAGGAAATCATCCCGTTAGAAGAACTTTACCGTATTTGTGAAATCGCTCGTGAATTGACGTTAGCACCCGAATATTTAGTAGGTCGTATTATTGCACGTCCATTTCTTGGGGAGCCTGGAGCGTTTAAACGGACATCAAACCGTCACGACTATGCTTTAGCGCCATTTGACCGCACTGTTATGAACGAATTAAAAGACGGTGGAAAAGATGTTATCGCTATCGGTAAAATCGATGATATTTATAACGGAGCAGGTGTGACGAAAGCGATTCGTACAAAAGATAATATGGATGGCATGGACAAACTAGTGCAAGTTATAAAAGAAGATTTTAACGGACTAAGCTTTTTGAATTTGGTAGACTTTGATGCACTTTATGGTCACAGAAGAAATCCACAAGGGTACGGCGATGCGTTAGAAGCATTTGATGCTCGTCTTCCAGAAGTGTTGGAAAAAATGCAGCAAGATGATTTGTTAATCATTACAGCTGATCACGGGAACGATCCGACATTCCCTGGGACAGACCATACGCGTGAATATGTACCACTTTTAACTTATTCTCCTCGTTTCACGGGTGGACATGAGCTGGAAACCGGTAAAACTTTTGCTGACATCGGTGCTACTATCGCTGAAAACTTCTCGGTAGAAATGCCTAAATTCGGTAAGAGCTTTTTATCTCACATAAATCAATAA
- a CDS encoding segregation/condensation protein A — translation MSYEVKVEAFEGPLDLLLHLIHRLEIDIYDIPVSQITSQYMEHIRAMQVLELNEASEYLVMAATLLAIKSKTLLPVHEGELDEIEYEFDEQDPREELVTRLVEYRKFKDASENLRELESNRSIIYTKAPMDLSDLQIALPDDQVNLEVNAYDMLGAFQKMLRRKQLKAPLSARIARQEISIKQQMTSIVDQLKLSKGRTAFSDLFPSDDNSVLVVSFLSILELMKRQVVAVEQQKNFTDLMVELRKEKWEYEDESFE, via the coding sequence ATGTCTTATGAAGTGAAAGTAGAGGCCTTTGAAGGTCCTCTTGATTTATTATTGCATTTAATCCACCGTTTGGAAATTGATATTTACGATATTCCAGTTTCACAGATTACTTCACAGTATATGGAACACATACGTGCGATGCAAGTCCTTGAATTAAATGAAGCGAGCGAGTACCTTGTTATGGCGGCTACTTTACTAGCGATAAAAAGCAAAACACTTTTGCCAGTTCATGAAGGTGAATTAGATGAAATCGAATATGAATTTGATGAGCAGGATCCACGAGAAGAATTAGTGACTCGACTCGTAGAGTACCGTAAGTTCAAAGATGCTTCAGAAAATTTAAGAGAACTTGAAAGCAATCGTTCCATAATTTATACAAAAGCACCGATGGATTTATCAGATCTGCAAATAGCTTTACCCGATGACCAAGTCAATCTTGAAGTAAATGCTTACGATATGCTTGGTGCTTTTCAAAAAATGCTTCGTCGCAAGCAATTAAAAGCGCCTTTATCTGCGAGAATTGCTAGACAAGAAATTTCTATAAAGCAGCAAATGACTTCCATAGTGGATCAGTTGAAGTTGTCAAAAGGTCGAACAGCTTTTAGTGATTTATTTCCTTCAGATGATAATTCTGTGCTCGTTGTCTCGTTTTTATCGATTTTGGAATTGATGAAACGACAAGTGGTTGCTGTAGAGCAGCAAAAGAATTTTACTGATTTGATGGTGGAACTCAGAAAGGAAAAGTGGGAATATGAAGACGAATCTTTCGAGTAA
- a CDS encoding DUF309 domain-containing protein — protein MHPLQHPLFIQYIVNFNLEKDFFECHEVGEDYWKLVAPKDKMHPLTGWIQLAVGMYHWRRSNYPGALRSFIRAKVKLTAGGVWVEGIDHEKVIGILTYSIKAVTERKPFVVQEIPVVSEELIKAVEAYCSDNPLPQQDPYFLMHKHRLRDRSSIISLREQKKRRNL, from the coding sequence ATGCATCCACTTCAACATCCACTGTTTATCCAGTACATCGTTAATTTTAATCTAGAAAAAGATTTTTTTGAATGTCATGAAGTTGGCGAGGACTACTGGAAGTTAGTTGCACCGAAAGATAAAATGCACCCCCTTACCGGTTGGATTCAATTAGCTGTTGGCATGTACCATTGGAGAAGAAGCAATTATCCCGGTGCATTGCGCTCGTTTATCCGCGCCAAAGTTAAGTTAACGGCAGGAGGCGTTTGGGTCGAAGGGATTGATCACGAAAAAGTGATCGGCATTTTAACTTATTCGATAAAAGCTGTTACAGAACGCAAGCCTTTTGTTGTACAGGAAATTCCTGTTGTTTCAGAAGAGTTGATAAAAGCAGTAGAAGCATACTGTTCTGATAACCCTTTACCTCAACAAGACCCTTATTTCCTTATGCACAAACATAGACTTCGAGATCGATCTTCAATTATTAGTTTACGTGAACAAAAAAAAAGGCGAAACCTTTAA
- a CDS encoding aldo/keto reductase translates to MKKRQLGTSELEVSEIGFGCMSLPTDEKDALRIVDEAIAHGINYFDTADLYDKGENEKVVGKALKHHRNDIILATKVGNQWQTNSDEVQWNPSKDYIKKQIHTSLKRLQTDYIDLYQLHGGMITDNSIETIEAFEELKKEGLIRAYGISSIRPNVIDRFLRESEIASIMMQYSLLDRRPEELLDIIHQSGRSVVTRGTLAKGLLTAEGMERANKTGGYLNYESDELKNTLQKLMSTHNNLHALSLHSVLQHKAIGSVVTGASSPEQIKSTIKAYETTVTQDQIEQAKAITRQDVYKEHRN, encoded by the coding sequence ATGAAGAAAAGACAATTAGGTACAAGTGAACTTGAAGTAAGTGAAATCGGCTTTGGCTGCATGTCTCTACCGACTGACGAAAAAGATGCATTGCGTATTGTTGACGAAGCAATTGCTCATGGTATTAATTATTTTGATACTGCAGATTTATACGACAAAGGAGAAAACGAAAAAGTTGTTGGCAAAGCATTAAAGCATCACCGTAACGATATTATCCTCGCCACTAAAGTAGGCAACCAGTGGCAAACCAACTCAGATGAAGTCCAGTGGAATCCAAGTAAGGACTATATTAAAAAACAAATTCACACAAGTTTAAAACGATTACAGACAGATTATATCGATTTGTATCAATTGCACGGTGGTATGATCACCGATAACTCTATAGAAACCATTGAAGCCTTTGAAGAATTAAAAAAAGAAGGTTTAATACGCGCTTATGGCATTTCATCAATCCGCCCAAATGTTATCGACCGCTTTTTAAGGGAAAGTGAAATTGCGTCTATTATGATGCAATACAGTTTACTAGACCGCCGCCCAGAAGAGTTGCTTGACATTATTCATCAATCCGGTCGATCTGTAGTGACTCGTGGGACATTAGCAAAAGGTCTGCTAACTGCTGAAGGTATGGAGCGAGCAAATAAAACCGGTGGATATTTAAATTACGAGTCAGATGAACTAAAGAACACATTGCAAAAGCTTATGAGCACTCACAACAATCTCCACGCCTTGTCACTGCATAGTGTCTTGCAGCACAAAGCAATTGGATCAGTGGTAACAGGTGCTAGCTCTCCAGAACAAATCAAATCAACCATTAAAGCTTATGAAACCACTGTGACCCAAGATCAAATAGAGCAAGCAAAAGCAATAACACGTCAAGATGTCTATAAAGAGCATAGAAACTAA
- the lysA gene encoding diaminopimelate decarboxylase — protein sequence MHLYGTQTINDQGHLTIGGTDSVELAEKYGTPLYVYDIQLFRDRARAFQETFEKAGIGYQVAYASKAFSTIAIYQVAAEEKLSLDVVSAGELYTAVKAGFPVEKIHFHGNNKSVEELQMAFEVGIGCIVVDNFYEIDLLKKLSERLEQPMNILLRVTPGIEAHTHDYITTGQEDSKFGFDLKNGQADRAFEQTFDNDYLNLLGLHCHIGSQIFDTGAFQLASEKLMQKMASWKEQFDYTCPVLNLGGGFGIRYTEEDKPLEPAVYVEQMIETVKQTANASGYPIPEIWIEPGRSLIGDAGTTLYTIGSTKEVPGTRKYAAVDGGMSDNIRPALYGAKYSSVIANNANAGLTEQYTIAGKCCESGDKLIEQADLPVVAAGDILGIFCTGAYGYSMASNYNRIARPAVIFVENGVSQLVVKRETNDDLIKQDLPYSQKAAQE from the coding sequence TTGCATTTATATGGCACACAAACAATTAATGACCAAGGTCATTTAACAATCGGTGGAACTGATTCAGTAGAGTTGGCGGAAAAATACGGTACGCCTCTTTATGTTTACGATATTCAATTATTTCGCGACCGAGCTAGAGCTTTTCAAGAAACGTTTGAAAAAGCAGGAATTGGCTATCAAGTGGCTTATGCTAGTAAAGCTTTTTCGACGATTGCGATTTATCAAGTAGCAGCAGAAGAAAAGCTGTCGTTAGATGTGGTTTCTGCTGGTGAACTTTATACAGCTGTTAAAGCTGGATTTCCAGTTGAAAAAATCCATTTTCATGGCAATAACAAAAGTGTAGAAGAATTACAGATGGCTTTTGAAGTGGGGATTGGCTGCATTGTAGTCGATAATTTTTATGAAATCGACTTATTGAAGAAACTTTCCGAGCGATTAGAGCAACCAATGAATATCTTATTGCGTGTAACTCCGGGCATTGAAGCTCATACACATGACTATATTACAACAGGCCAAGAAGATTCGAAGTTCGGTTTTGATTTGAAAAATGGTCAAGCAGATCGTGCATTTGAACAAACCTTTGACAACGACTATTTGAATTTATTAGGTCTGCATTGCCATATCGGCTCGCAAATTTTTGATACGGGTGCATTTCAATTGGCTTCTGAAAAACTAATGCAAAAAATGGCGAGTTGGAAAGAACAATTTGATTATACTTGTCCGGTATTAAACCTTGGTGGAGGCTTTGGAATTCGTTATACAGAAGAAGACAAGCCACTTGAACCAGCTGTTTATGTAGAACAGATGATTGAAACGGTGAAACAAACGGCCAATGCTTCTGGATACCCAATTCCTGAAATTTGGATCGAACCAGGTCGTTCGTTAATTGGTGACGCCGGAACGACACTATATACAATTGGATCTACAAAAGAAGTTCCAGGAACTAGGAAGTATGCTGCCGTTGACGGAGGGATGTCTGATAATATTCGTCCTGCTTTGTACGGAGCAAAATACAGTTCGGTAATCGCAAATAATGCAAATGCCGGATTGACTGAACAATATACAATTGCAGGGAAATGCTGTGAGTCTGGAGACAAACTAATTGAACAAGCAGACCTTCCTGTTGTAGCGGCAGGAGATATTTTGGGCATTTTCTGTACCGGAGCATATGGCTATTCAATGGCGAGCAATTACAATCGTATTGCACGACCAGCTGTTATTTTTGTCGAAAATGGTGTTTCTCAGCTTGTAGTTAAACGTGAAACAAACGACGATTTAATCAAACAAGACTTACCTTATTCGCAAAAGGCTGCGCAAGAATGA
- a CDS encoding S-layer homology domain-containing protein, with translation MIKKIFTTAAVLTLVLTNASLAPLAAPTFEEPSNVKPADYATDVSLNPTLEAIVKDSTGAVINTVDFKKGVKYDFASNKDMTGFENDDAENPLSSDVPTNSTPLTAQKIDAIAQNDNKTAITKSSNGFPSQRFVVDVSKDMAAGNAIEIYWEGKTLANGLANLSAWDYKANSWIALSQKEGNSKGNEIVLSAEIDKERFVKDGKVQAMVHDSGTVTNSKDEDFTMLWFSDTQYYAEDFPDVWTSMTDWMIKEFKNKTYEYAMHTGDVVNQVDKPDQWEVANKNFDRLDEANIPYGVLAGNHDVSIDTLNNIYDYTIFERYVGLYRFQDKPWFGESMNDKNQNHYDLFSFGDHDFIFLYLGFGTNGSAETVAWANKVLKQYENRNAILGMHENINSAAQYVTDEARTVSREIVNPNKNVKMVLSGHHHGSNYRVKDVTNEDGSKREVLEVLGNYQGNTAPDRGQGYLRLLTFDPTDETLDFITYSPYLNDYDFDQFDPAKESFTANFDLADVEAKPNPRQIETDYLAVNIYTDQAIGQVKNVKSGDKASVHWKDLSEKTNYQWYITMINAAGENEKSPVYQFTTGVKEPEPEPEPEPEPTKPTFSDVTPEKPSWAYEAIERMAGKGIIEGYPDKTFQWRNSIERQHVSLMFTRALPELKSKPPYKLFSDVPVGYKYFEPIMATQQAGIVEGYDNKFRPAGMLTRQEMAKVLVVAFDINAKGSHKFPDVDPNGWSDPYIDALYAAGITVGSPDGKFNPKADVTRAEFAVFMDRALTYTNKQ, from the coding sequence ATGATAAAGAAGATTTTTACTACTGCTGCTGTATTAACTTTAGTATTAACAAATGCCAGTTTGGCACCATTAGCAGCTCCTACTTTTGAAGAACCAAGCAATGTAAAACCAGCTGACTATGCAACAGATGTCAGTTTGAATCCAACGTTAGAAGCGATCGTTAAAGATTCTACAGGAGCAGTTATTAACACTGTCGACTTTAAAAAAGGAGTCAAATATGACTTCGCTAGTAACAAAGACATGACGGGATTTGAAAATGATGATGCTGAGAACCCACTTTCTTCAGATGTTCCGACAAATTCTACTCCTTTAACAGCTCAAAAAATTGATGCAATTGCTCAAAATGATAACAAAACCGCAATTACTAAAAGTAGTAATGGTTTCCCATCTCAACGCTTCGTCGTTGACGTCTCTAAGGACATGGCTGCAGGAAATGCAATCGAGATTTACTGGGAAGGTAAAACGCTAGCAAATGGACTAGCAAACTTATCTGCATGGGACTACAAAGCCAATAGCTGGATTGCTTTGAGCCAAAAAGAAGGAAATTCAAAAGGTAACGAAATAGTCCTGTCAGCTGAAATCGATAAAGAAAGATTTGTTAAGGATGGAAAAGTCCAAGCAATGGTTCATGACTCAGGCACTGTAACGAATTCTAAAGATGAAGACTTTACGATGTTATGGTTTTCTGACACCCAATATTACGCGGAAGACTTTCCTGATGTTTGGACTTCTATGACTGACTGGATGATTAAAGAGTTTAAAAACAAAACATATGAATACGCGATGCACACTGGTGACGTAGTTAACCAAGTGGATAAACCAGATCAATGGGAAGTTGCCAACAAAAACTTCGACCGATTAGATGAAGCTAATATTCCCTATGGTGTTCTCGCTGGAAACCATGATGTTTCTATCGACACGCTTAACAACATTTACGATTATACAATTTTCGAAAGATATGTTGGGTTGTATCGCTTCCAAGACAAGCCTTGGTTCGGTGAATCTATGAATGATAAAAATCAAAACCATTATGATTTGTTCTCATTTGGAGACCATGATTTCATCTTCCTTTATCTCGGTTTCGGCACTAACGGTTCTGCTGAAACTGTCGCATGGGCAAATAAAGTGCTTAAACAATACGAAAATCGAAACGCTATTCTTGGTATGCACGAAAACATCAACTCTGCAGCCCAATATGTAACAGATGAAGCCAGAACTGTAAGCCGAGAAATTGTCAATCCGAACAAAAACGTCAAAATGGTGTTAAGTGGCCATCATCACGGTTCAAATTACCGAGTAAAAGATGTGACAAATGAAGACGGTTCTAAACGGGAAGTATTAGAAGTGCTAGGTAATTACCAAGGCAACACTGCTCCTGACCGCGGACAAGGTTATTTACGTTTGTTAACATTCGATCCAACTGACGAAACATTGGATTTCATTACGTACTCTCCTTATTTAAACGATTATGATTTCGACCAGTTTGACCCAGCGAAAGAAAGCTTTACTGCTAATTTTGATTTAGCTGATGTCGAAGCTAAACCAAATCCAAGACAAATCGAAACTGATTATTTAGCTGTCAATATTTACACGGATCAAGCGATTGGCCAAGTTAAAAATGTGAAATCAGGCGATAAAGCCTCTGTCCACTGGAAAGATCTTAGCGAAAAAACAAATTATCAATGGTATATAACTATGATTAATGCTGCTGGAGAAAATGAAAAATCCCCAGTTTACCAGTTTACTACAGGAGTAAAAGAACCTGAGCCTGAACCAGAACCTGAGCCAGAGCCAACTAAACCCACATTCTCAGACGTTACACCTGAAAAACCTAGCTGGGCTTATGAAGCAATTGAACGTATGGCCGGCAAAGGCATCATTGAAGGTTATCCAGACAAAACGTTCCAATGGAGAAATAGCATTGAAAGACAACACGTTTCACTAATGTTTACACGTGCTTTACCCGAACTGAAAAGCAAACCACCATACAAATTGTTTAGCGATGTACCTGTAGGTTATAAATATTTCGAACCGATTATGGCAACCCAACAAGCTGGAATTGTTGAAGGATACGACAACAAATTCCGCCCTGCCGGTATGCTTACACGCCAAGAAATGGCGAAAGTACTCGTAGTGGCATTTGATATCAATGCAAAAGGGTCTCACAAATTCCCAGACGTTGATCCAAACGGATGGTCCGATCCATATATTGATGCATTATACGCCGCAGGAATTACTGTCGGTTCGCCTGATGGGAAATTCAATCCAAAAGCGGATGTCACTAGAGCCGAGTTCGCTGTATTTATGGACAGAGCATTGACTTACACTAATAAGCAATAA